From Rhodococcus sp. B7740, one genomic window encodes:
- a CDS encoding alpha/beta fold hydrolase: MNQPDPSTVRYPGQWIHRDIHANGIRFHVVEVGEHAPDAPLVVLLHGFADFWYSWRHQLEALSRSGVRAIAVDLRGYGDSDKPPRGYDGWTLAGDIVGLVRALGYPNATFVGHADGGLVCWASAALHPRLVNSMVLVNAPHPISLRRSVLKDSAQRAALLPHFVRYQVPLRPERLLTRRGGVAVEELMSSRAGNAWQRTEDFADTTAKMRSAIRIPGAAHCALEYQRWAFRSQFRSDGRSFMDAVDVRTSIRVAQISGDLDPYVLPTTLDRDRHWAPGLTRRTVRDVGHYVHQESPDVVSEEILRVVRER, translated from the coding sequence ATGAATCAGCCCGATCCGTCCACGGTCCGATATCCGGGACAGTGGATTCACCGCGACATCCACGCCAACGGAATTCGGTTCCATGTCGTCGAGGTCGGCGAACACGCACCGGACGCACCGCTGGTGGTTCTGCTGCACGGCTTCGCCGACTTCTGGTACTCCTGGCGACACCAACTCGAGGCACTGTCGCGGTCGGGTGTTCGCGCCATTGCCGTCGACCTGCGCGGATACGGTGACTCCGACAAGCCTCCACGCGGCTACGACGGGTGGACCCTGGCGGGCGACATCGTCGGCCTGGTTCGAGCACTCGGTTACCCGAACGCCACCTTCGTCGGCCACGCCGACGGCGGTCTCGTCTGCTGGGCCAGTGCAGCGCTGCACCCCCGCCTGGTGAACTCGATGGTGCTCGTCAACGCGCCGCATCCCATCTCTCTGCGTCGCTCCGTGTTGAAGGACTCAGCGCAGCGCGCCGCCCTGCTGCCCCACTTCGTTCGCTACCAGGTTCCGCTGCGCCCCGAGAGGCTGCTGACGCGTCGAGGCGGTGTCGCGGTGGAAGAACTGATGAGCAGCCGCGCCGGGAACGCGTGGCAGCGCACCGAGGATTTCGCGGACACCACGGCCAAGATGCGGTCGGCCATCCGTATTCCGGGGGCTGCGCACTGCGCACTGGAATATCAGCGGTGGGCGTTCCGCAGTCAGTTCCGTTCCGACGGCCGCAGCTTCATGGACGCCGTGGACGTCCGCACCTCGATTCGCGTCGCGCAGATCAGCGGCGACCTGGACCCGTACGTCCTGCCCACCACCCTCGACAGAGATCGGCACTGGGCTCCGGGGCTGACGCGTCGAACAGTGCGAGACGTGGGGCATTACGTGCACCAGGAATCCCCCGACGTGGTGTCGGAGGAGATCCTGCGGGTCGTGCGCGAGCGCTAG
- a CDS encoding IS110 family transposase, with protein MKNHRTSVGLDVHARSVVACGLDGETGELFERRMSPDHKEILEWIRSLPGLVHVVYEAGPTGFGLARFLLAAGVDCVVAAPSKIQRPPGDRIKTDARDARHLARLLHLSSIVPVLIPSTEQESARDLVRAREDCRGDLVSAQHRLTHVLLRQGIIYSGGKPWTAAHDLWLRRQRFDSRALQITYDTAYETVIATTERRNRLDTAIADMAAHSSFTPVVTRLGCLRGVATLTAFGLATEIGEWDRLTGRSIGAFVGLIPTEHSSGESRSQGGVSKTGNAHVRRLLVEAAWHHRKPYRPGRELVARWKASTPKAKARGHQANRRLHARWEHFDERGKRAVVANAGIARELAGWCWSLATLEE; from the coding sequence GTGAAGAATCATCGTACGAGTGTTGGTTTGGATGTGCACGCACGATCGGTGGTGGCGTGCGGTTTGGATGGCGAGACGGGCGAGTTGTTCGAGCGTCGCATGTCGCCTGATCACAAAGAAATCCTGGAGTGGATTCGTTCGCTGCCAGGACTGGTGCATGTCGTCTACGAGGCGGGCCCGACCGGTTTCGGTCTGGCCCGTTTTCTGTTGGCCGCCGGTGTCGATTGTGTGGTGGCGGCACCGTCGAAAATTCAGCGTCCCCCTGGTGACCGCATCAAGACCGATGCCCGTGATGCCCGGCATTTGGCTCGGTTGCTTCATTTGAGTTCTATTGTGCCGGTTCTGATTCCGAGTACCGAGCAGGAGTCCGCTCGTGATCTGGTGCGAGCAAGGGAGGACTGCCGCGGCGATCTGGTGTCCGCACAGCATCGCCTGACACATGTGCTGCTGCGTCAAGGGATCATCTACAGCGGCGGCAAACCCTGGACCGCAGCCCACGATCTGTGGTTACGTCGCCAGCGGTTCGATTCACGTGCACTGCAGATCACCTACGACACCGCCTACGAGACCGTCATCGCCACCACCGAACGCCGGAATCGTCTCGATACCGCCATCGCGGACATGGCTGCGCATTCGTCGTTCACTCCGGTGGTGACCCGGCTGGGGTGCCTTCGTGGGGTGGCGACGTTGACAGCGTTCGGTTTGGCGACGGAGATCGGTGAGTGGGACCGGTTGACCGGCCGCTCGATCGGTGCGTTCGTCGGGTTGATCCCGACCGAGCATTCTTCCGGTGAATCCCGGTCGCAGGGCGGTGTCAGCAAAACCGGCAATGCTCACGTACGCCGACTGCTGGTCGAGGCTGCCTGGCATCATCGCAAGCCGTATCGGCCGGGGCGTGAACTGGTGGCACGGTGGAAGGCGTCGACTCCCAAAGCCAAAGCGCGAGGACATCAAGCGAACCGGCGGCTGCACGCACGGTGGGAACATTTCGACGAACGCGGTAAACGTGCGGTGGTCGCCAATGCCGGGATCGCACGAGAGCTGGCCGGCTGGTGCTGGTCGTTGGCCACGCTCGAGGAATGA
- a CDS encoding TlpA family protein disulfide reductase: MVYALWPRSDAPTAQPTDSPGLGQRAPGTDERRAADTAEALAPLRRNAGLAACPTPSGAASGPLTGITLECIGDGSSVDLGQVLAGRPALLNIWAYWCGPCAEELPYLQQYSERAGEKIEVLTVHNDANEANGLTRLTDYGVTLPGVQDGAGRVAAAVGAPNVLPVSVLISADGTVAKVLPQPFRSVDDIADAVRVNLGVDS, translated from the coding sequence ATGGTCTACGCGCTGTGGCCCCGAAGCGACGCGCCGACCGCCCAACCCACGGACTCTCCCGGCCTCGGGCAGCGGGCACCGGGCACGGACGAGCGTCGCGCAGCCGACACCGCCGAGGCGCTCGCCCCGCTGCGGCGCAACGCAGGGCTGGCCGCATGTCCGACGCCGTCGGGTGCCGCATCCGGTCCGCTGACCGGCATCACCCTCGAATGCATCGGCGACGGCTCGTCCGTCGACCTGGGCCAGGTGCTGGCGGGCCGACCGGCGCTGCTCAACATCTGGGCGTACTGGTGCGGGCCCTGCGCCGAAGAGCTGCCCTACCTGCAGCAGTACTCCGAACGGGCGGGCGAGAAGATCGAGGTCCTGACGGTGCACAACGATGCCAACGAAGCCAACGGCCTGACTCGGCTCACCGACTACGGCGTCACTCTGCCCGGCGTTCAGGACGGTGCGGGCAGAGTCGCCGCCGCCGTCGGAGCGCCCAATGTGCTGCCCGTTTCCGTTTTGATATCTGCGGATGGCACTGTCGCCAAGGTGCTGCCACAACCCTTCCGGAGCGTCGACGACATCGCCGACGCCGTCCGCGTCAACCTCGGAGTCGACTCGTGA
- a CDS encoding MBL fold metallo-hydrolase, whose protein sequence is MAVSNPQHPAYGLRRQVTPTASVLLADNPGKMTLDGTNTWILQAPGSEECIVVDPGPKDRAHLDAVAASGTVVLTLVTHRHADHTGGLKRFHRKTAAPVRAVGEKFLHGDGAALAHGEVIEAAGLRIEVLHTPGHTADSVSFVLDDAVLTGDTVLGRGTTVLDPKDGSLADYLQSLDRLEAAGAGKTVLPGHGPELPDTAEVARAYRAHRRQRLDQVRSALAELGENAKPMQVVRHVYADVDKKLWPAARMSVKTQLAYLRES, encoded by the coding sequence ATGGCCGTTTCGAATCCCCAGCATCCCGCGTACGGACTACGCCGGCAGGTGACGCCGACCGCGTCGGTTCTGCTCGCCGACAACCCGGGCAAGATGACCCTCGACGGAACCAACACCTGGATTCTCCAGGCACCTGGGTCCGAGGAATGCATCGTCGTCGATCCGGGGCCGAAGGACCGAGCCCACCTCGACGCCGTCGCCGCGTCGGGCACGGTGGTGCTGACCCTGGTGACCCATCGCCACGCCGATCACACCGGTGGGCTGAAGCGTTTTCACCGAAAGACGGCGGCCCCGGTGCGCGCGGTCGGAGAGAAGTTCCTGCACGGGGACGGCGCTGCTCTGGCCCACGGCGAGGTCATCGAGGCCGCGGGTCTTCGGATCGAGGTTCTGCACACGCCCGGGCACACCGCGGATTCGGTGAGTTTCGTGCTCGACGACGCGGTCCTGACGGGAGATACCGTCCTCGGCCGCGGCACCACGGTGCTCGACCCGAAGGACGGCTCGCTCGCGGATTATCTGCAGTCGTTGGACCGGCTCGAAGCGGCCGGTGCGGGAAAGACCGTGCTTCCCGGTCACGGGCCGGAGTTGCCGGACACCGCCGAGGTGGCGCGGGCGTATCGCGCTCACCGTCGGCAGCGGCTGGATCAGGTTCGCTCGGCGCTCGCCGAACTCGGCGAGAACGCGAAACCGATGCAGGTGGTACGCCACGTCTATGCGGACGTGGACAAGAAGTTGTGGCCTGCTGCGCGGATGTCGGTCAAAACGCAGCTGGCCTACCTCCGCGAGAGCTAG
- a CDS encoding NUDIX hydrolase → MIDVAGRAGGLTDTTGTNPVLQRQAPSSDRPRSAAVLVLFGGTPVADPGAPGGLPADADVLLTQRASTLRDHSGQIAFPGGATDPGDDGPIGTALREAQEETGLDPAGVVPLATMPGIYVPPSRFDVVPVLSYWERPTPVRVVDPGETERVVRVPLRELLDPNHRFQVRHPAGYQGPAFAVQGMLVWGFTGGILAGLLAVSGWEPEWDTGDIRDLEASLTAVGARLDR, encoded by the coding sequence ATGATCGACGTCGCAGGCAGGGCGGGCGGACTCACCGACACCACCGGCACCAACCCCGTGCTGCAGCGTCAAGCGCCGTCGTCCGACCGGCCGCGGTCCGCCGCCGTGCTGGTGCTGTTCGGCGGCACACCCGTCGCCGATCCCGGTGCGCCCGGCGGACTGCCTGCCGACGCCGACGTCCTGCTGACCCAGCGTGCATCGACACTGCGAGATCACAGCGGGCAGATCGCCTTTCCCGGCGGAGCCACCGACCCGGGCGACGACGGCCCGATCGGCACGGCACTGCGGGAGGCGCAGGAGGAGACCGGGCTCGACCCGGCAGGCGTCGTCCCGTTGGCGACGATGCCAGGAATCTACGTTCCGCCCTCGCGCTTCGACGTGGTTCCTGTGCTCTCGTACTGGGAGCGGCCGACCCCGGTTCGCGTCGTCGATCCAGGCGAGACCGAGAGAGTGGTGCGAGTTCCGTTGCGCGAGTTGCTCGATCCGAACCACAGATTCCAGGTACGCCACCCTGCGGGGTACCAGGGTCCCGCGTTCGCTGTGCAGGGCATGCTGGTGTGGGGCTTCACGGGCGGTATCCTGGCGGGTCTGCTGGCTGTATCGGGCTGGGAGCCCGAGTGGGACACGGGGGACATACGCGATCTGGAGGCCAGCTTGACTGCGGTAGGAGCGAGGCTCGATCGGTGA
- a CDS encoding Gfo/Idh/MocA family protein, which yields MKIGLVGAGPWARKTQAPSLLAHPAVDFAGVWARRPEAAAEMGAPVFESFDALLGEVDAVAFAVPPAVQAGYALRAVQAGKHVLLDKPIAATVAEAEELASAVTAAGVRSMVTLTLRFAPETRRFLDAAAGRAWAAGSGTWFSGAVLGGAYANSQWRHDDGAILDIGPHVFDLLDAALGTIARVAYSHREVASDSWTVLLEHEGGARSTVQLSLRTPIMPSLMRIELSGTDGVETLTDRSTSSTDCFAVLLDEFLESVDKGVDHECSVHRGLHLQKVISAATPQ from the coding sequence ATGAAGATCGGACTCGTCGGAGCGGGCCCCTGGGCTCGCAAGACTCAAGCCCCCTCGTTGCTCGCTCATCCCGCCGTCGACTTCGCCGGAGTGTGGGCCCGACGGCCCGAGGCGGCGGCCGAGATGGGGGCACCGGTCTTCGAATCGTTCGATGCCCTGCTGGGCGAGGTCGACGCGGTGGCCTTCGCGGTACCACCGGCCGTGCAAGCCGGGTACGCGCTCCGCGCGGTGCAGGCGGGCAAACATGTGTTGCTGGACAAGCCGATTGCCGCAACAGTGGCCGAGGCCGAGGAACTGGCCTCGGCGGTGACGGCAGCGGGCGTGCGCTCGATGGTGACGCTGACACTCCGATTCGCCCCGGAGACAAGGCGATTCCTCGACGCGGCCGCCGGTCGCGCGTGGGCCGCGGGCTCGGGAACCTGGTTTTCCGGTGCCGTCCTCGGCGGGGCGTATGCGAACTCCCAGTGGCGACACGACGACGGGGCGATCCTCGACATCGGACCACACGTGTTCGATCTGCTCGATGCAGCGCTGGGAACCATTGCGCGCGTTGCCTACTCGCACCGAGAGGTGGCGTCGGACAGTTGGACGGTGCTGCTCGAACACGAAGGCGGAGCCCGCAGCACGGTGCAGTTGTCCCTGCGGACGCCGATCATGCCGTCTCTGATGCGGATAGAACTCAGCGGCACCGACGGAGTCGAGACACTCACCGATCGATCGACCTCGTCGACCGACTGCTTCGCCGTCCTGCTGGACGAATTCCTCGAGTCGGTCGACAAGGGTGTCGATCACGAATGCTCGGTACACCGCGGCCTGCACCTACAGAAGGTGATCAGTGCGGCTACGCCCCAGTGA
- a CDS encoding phage holin family protein: MSVSNDKGYGNGVPNTISSIPLTDVDARTPGSASIGNLVKDATTQVSTLVRAEVALAKAEVTGEVKKGLQGSVFFIIALTVLLFSSFFFFFFAAELLDVWLYRWAAFLIVFAVMVLAAALFGFLGYRRVKKLRKPEKTIDSLKQASTVLPNQHDSIPGVPGYKK; the protein is encoded by the coding sequence TTGAGCGTCAGCAATGACAAGGGATACGGCAACGGCGTCCCGAACACGATTTCGTCGATACCTCTGACCGATGTCGATGCCCGCACCCCTGGTAGCGCCAGCATCGGAAACCTCGTCAAGGACGCCACCACTCAGGTCTCGACGCTCGTACGCGCCGAAGTCGCCCTCGCCAAGGCCGAGGTCACCGGCGAGGTCAAGAAGGGACTGCAGGGCAGCGTCTTCTTCATCATCGCGTTGACGGTGTTGCTGTTCAGCTCGTTCTTCTTCTTCTTCTTCGCCGCCGAACTGCTGGACGTGTGGCTCTACCGCTGGGCGGCATTCCTGATCGTGTTCGCCGTCATGGTGTTGGCGGCGGCCCTGTTCGGATTCCTCGGCTACCGCAGGGTCAAGAAGTTGCGCAAGCCCGAGAAGACCATCGACTCGCTCAAGCAGGCGTCGACGGTGCTGCCGAACCAGCACGATTCCATCCCCGGAGTTCCCGGCTACAAGAAGTAG
- the nth gene encoding endonuclease III: MDSTAPKRPDVRKREETHLGLVRRARRMNRTLNTAFPHVYCELDFTTPLELAVATILSAQCTDKRVNMVTPALFVKYRTARDYAEADRTELEEYIRTTGFYRNKANSLIGLGQKLLENFDGEVPATLKDLVTLPGIGRKTANVVLGNAFDVPGITVDTHFGRLVRRWQWTEEEDPVKVEHAVGALIERKEWTLLSHRVIFHGRRVCHARTPACGVCVLAKDCPSFGTGPTDPAAAAALVKGPETDHLLALAGIVP, from the coding sequence GTGGATTCGACAGCTCCGAAACGCCCCGACGTGCGCAAACGCGAGGAGACGCACCTCGGGCTCGTGCGCCGAGCTCGGCGAATGAACCGGACGTTGAACACTGCCTTCCCGCATGTGTACTGCGAACTGGACTTCACCACGCCCCTCGAACTCGCCGTCGCGACCATCCTGTCCGCGCAGTGCACCGACAAGCGCGTCAACATGGTCACCCCGGCACTGTTCGTGAAATACCGCACAGCGCGGGACTACGCCGAGGCGGACCGCACCGAGCTCGAGGAGTACATCCGCACCACGGGGTTCTACCGAAACAAGGCGAACTCATTGATCGGACTCGGACAGAAGTTGCTGGAGAACTTCGACGGCGAGGTGCCCGCGACGTTGAAGGATCTCGTCACGCTTCCCGGGATCGGCCGCAAGACGGCCAACGTCGTGCTCGGCAATGCCTTCGATGTTCCGGGAATCACCGTCGACACCCATTTCGGACGGCTCGTGCGGCGGTGGCAGTGGACCGAGGAGGAGGACCCGGTCAAGGTCGAGCATGCCGTCGGCGCACTCATCGAACGCAAGGAGTGGACGCTGCTCTCGCATCGAGTCATCTTTCACGGTCGACGCGTCTGCCACGCTCGTACACCCGCATGTGGGGTGTGCGTCCTCGCCAAGGACTGCCCGTCCTTCGGCACCGGTCCGACCGACCCCGCCGCCGCGGCCGCGTTGGTGAAGGGCCCGGAAACCGACCACCTCCTCGCCCTTGCCGGAATCGTGCCGTGA
- a CDS encoding MFS transporter, translated as MSSAHAVTADGAIPAPQVPRSRIVIASMVGTSIEFFDFYIYATAAVLVFPRLFFPAGNDTTALLASFATFGLAFIARPVGSILFGHFGDRIGRKATLVGSLLTMGVATFAIGLLPTYAAVGLWAPALLAIMRFTQGVGLGGEWSGAALLATETAKPGKRAWAAMYPQLGAPIGFFFANGIFLLIVIATGYDSVNSGTDHAFLTWGWRIPFLLSAVMVIIGLYVRLKLEETPVFKLAVERGQKVKTPLAQVFKTSWRQLIIGTFVMLATYTLFYIMTTWVVSYGTGKVADVNGPKLAIPYTDFLELQLIAVLFFAALIPVAGLLADKYGRRPTLIVITSAIVLFGLSFHWFADPASASAGKMLVFMCVGLGLMGLTFGPMSAVLPELFPTNVRYTGSGISYNTASILGAAVAPFIATWLVSSYGVGWVGVYLAIAAALTLISLIIMKETRDQSLDSV; from the coding sequence GTGAGTTCAGCACACGCCGTCACCGCCGACGGCGCCATTCCCGCACCCCAGGTGCCGCGGTCGCGCATCGTGATCGCCTCGATGGTCGGCACGTCCATCGAGTTCTTCGACTTCTACATCTATGCCACCGCCGCAGTGCTCGTCTTCCCGCGTCTGTTCTTCCCCGCGGGCAACGACACCACCGCTCTGCTGGCGTCGTTCGCGACCTTCGGCCTGGCGTTCATCGCGCGGCCCGTCGGGTCGATTCTGTTCGGCCACTTCGGCGATCGCATCGGACGCAAGGCGACGCTCGTCGGCTCCTTGCTGACGATGGGTGTCGCGACGTTCGCGATCGGACTGTTGCCGACGTACGCCGCGGTCGGCCTGTGGGCTCCGGCTCTGCTGGCGATCATGCGCTTCACCCAGGGCGTCGGTCTCGGCGGCGAGTGGAGCGGGGCAGCGTTGCTGGCCACCGAAACCGCCAAGCCGGGCAAGCGAGCGTGGGCGGCGATGTACCCGCAGCTGGGCGCGCCCATCGGCTTCTTCTTCGCCAACGGCATCTTCCTGCTCATCGTCATCGCGACGGGCTACGACTCCGTGAACTCGGGCACCGATCACGCGTTCCTCACATGGGGTTGGCGAATCCCGTTCCTGCTCAGCGCCGTCATGGTCATCATCGGCCTGTACGTGCGGCTCAAGCTGGAGGAGACGCCGGTGTTCAAGCTGGCCGTCGAGCGTGGCCAGAAGGTCAAGACCCCGCTGGCGCAGGTGTTCAAGACCAGTTGGCGTCAGCTGATCATCGGAACGTTCGTCATGCTCGCCACCTACACGCTGTTCTACATCATGACCACGTGGGTGGTCAGCTACGGAACGGGCAAGGTGGCCGACGTCAACGGCCCCAAGCTGGCCATCCCGTACACCGACTTCCTCGAGCTCCAGCTGATCGCGGTGCTGTTCTTCGCGGCGCTGATTCCGGTGGCCGGACTGCTGGCCGACAAGTACGGCCGTCGCCCCACGCTGATCGTCATCACGTCGGCGATCGTGCTGTTCGGTCTGTCGTTCCACTGGTTCGCAGATCCGGCGTCCGCCTCGGCAGGCAAGATGCTGGTGTTCATGTGCGTCGGCCTCGGGCTGATGGGCCTGACCTTCGGACCGATGAGTGCGGTTCTGCCCGAACTGTTTCCGACGAACGTTCGGTACACGGGCTCGGGAATCTCGTACAACACCGCGTCGATCCTCGGTGCCGCAGTGGCACCGTTCATCGCCACCTGGCTGGTGAGCAGCTACGGCGTCGGTTGGGTTGGCGTGTACCTCGCCATCGCCGCAGCGTTGACGCTGATCTCGCTGATCATCATGAAGGAAACACGAGATCAGTCGCTCGACAGCGTGTAG
- a CDS encoding Crp/Fnr family transcriptional regulator — protein sequence MDDVLARAGIFQGVEPSAVAALTKQLQPVDFPRGHVVFNEGEPGDRLYIIVSGKIKLGRRSPDGRENLLTIMGPSDMFGELSIFDPGPRTSSATTVTEVRAVSMDRAALKDWIDQRPEIAEQLLRVLARRLRRTNNNLADLIFTDVPGRVAKALLQLAQRFGTQEAGSLRVTHDLTQEEIAQLVGASRETVNKALADFAHRGWLRLEGKSVLISDSERLARRAR from the coding sequence GTGGACGACGTCCTGGCACGGGCCGGCATCTTCCAAGGAGTCGAACCCTCTGCGGTTGCGGCACTGACGAAGCAGCTGCAGCCTGTCGATTTCCCCCGCGGACACGTCGTGTTCAACGAGGGTGAGCCCGGAGACCGGCTCTACATCATCGTCTCCGGCAAGATCAAGCTCGGGCGACGCTCCCCCGACGGTCGCGAGAACCTGCTGACGATCATGGGACCGTCGGACATGTTCGGCGAGCTGTCGATCTTCGACCCCGGCCCCCGTACGTCCTCGGCCACCACGGTCACCGAGGTGCGCGCGGTCAGCATGGATCGAGCTGCGCTCAAGGACTGGATCGATCAGCGCCCCGAGATCGCCGAGCAGTTGCTGCGCGTGCTGGCCCGCCGGTTGCGTCGCACCAACAACAACCTGGCCGACCTCATCTTCACCGACGTTCCCGGACGCGTCGCGAAGGCGCTGCTGCAGCTGGCCCAGCGCTTCGGCACCCAGGAAGCGGGCTCGCTGCGCGTCACCCACGACCTGACGCAGGAAGAGATCGCTCAGCTCGTCGGTGCCTCTCGCGAGACCGTCAACAAGGCACTGGCCGACTTCGCACACCGCGGATGGCTGCGCCTCGAAGGCAAGTCGGTGCTGATCTCGGACTCCGAGCGTCTGGCACGCCGAGCTCGCTAG
- the marP gene encoding acid resistance serine protease MarP: MTGSGWVDIAVVAIALLAATSGWRQGAVASALAFLGVVLGAVAGILVAPHVLEHVDGSRTRVFVGIALIVVLVIVGEVAGMVLGRALRSGIHSRAARSVDSTIGAGLQAAAVLAAAWLLAIPLTSSSQPEVASAVRGSTVLGKVDEVAPDWLRQVPKEFSALLDTSGLPDVIGPFGRTPVANVAAPDSGIAAGPIPVQLQSSVIKINGIAPSCQKALEGSGFVVGSDLVMTNAHVVAGTSEVTVDSPNGPLDADVVLFDPEEDVAVLRVSELQAPVLPFAPAPAESGTDAIVLGYPGGGPYTASPARIREIINLSGPDIYRTGTVQREVYTVRGSVRQGNSGGPLVNSSGEVLGVVFGAAVDDPDTGFVLTASEIADELAQSFDAPVPVGTGDCIV; the protein is encoded by the coding sequence GTGACAGGTTCAGGGTGGGTCGATATCGCGGTGGTTGCCATCGCACTGCTGGCGGCGACGTCGGGATGGCGGCAGGGGGCGGTGGCGTCGGCGCTGGCGTTTCTCGGTGTCGTGCTCGGGGCCGTCGCCGGCATTCTGGTGGCACCGCACGTGCTCGAACATGTCGACGGTTCGCGGACACGGGTGTTCGTCGGAATCGCGCTGATCGTGGTGTTGGTGATCGTCGGTGAGGTGGCCGGCATGGTTCTCGGTCGGGCATTGCGCAGCGGAATCCATTCGCGCGCAGCACGATCGGTCGACAGCACCATCGGTGCCGGGTTGCAGGCCGCAGCCGTTCTCGCGGCCGCGTGGCTGCTCGCCATTCCGCTGACGTCGTCCTCGCAGCCCGAGGTCGCCAGCGCTGTACGCGGCTCGACGGTTCTGGGCAAAGTCGACGAGGTGGCACCCGACTGGTTACGTCAGGTGCCCAAGGAATTCTCGGCGCTGCTCGATACGTCCGGGCTTCCCGACGTCATCGGACCGTTCGGACGCACTCCGGTCGCGAACGTCGCCGCACCCGATTCCGGGATCGCAGCTGGACCGATTCCGGTGCAACTGCAATCGAGCGTCATCAAGATCAACGGCATCGCGCCGAGCTGCCAGAAGGCGTTGGAAGGTTCGGGTTTCGTCGTCGGATCGGATCTGGTGATGACCAATGCACACGTCGTCGCAGGCACGTCCGAGGTGACGGTCGATTCGCCCAACGGACCGCTCGACGCCGACGTCGTGTTGTTCGACCCGGAAGAAGACGTTGCCGTGCTTCGGGTTTCGGAGCTTCAGGCCCCGGTCTTGCCGTTCGCGCCGGCACCTGCCGAATCCGGAACCGACGCCATCGTGCTCGGCTACCCCGGGGGCGGGCCGTACACGGCGAGCCCGGCGCGCATCCGCGAGATCATCAACCTCAGCGGACCGGACATCTACCGCACCGGCACCGTCCAACGCGAGGTCTACACCGTCCGCGGATCGGTGCGGCAGGGCAATTCCGGTGGACCGCTGGTCAACTCGTCCGGTGAGGTACTCGGTGTGGTGTTCGGCGCGGCGGTCGACGACCCCGACACCGGATTCGTGCTGACCGCGTCGGAGATCGCGGACGAGCTCGCGCAGAGTTTCGATGCCCCGGTGCCGGTGGGCACGGGCGACTGCATCGTCTAG